GCAGCTTAGTTTTGCGGTAGTTCCTTTGGTCATTTTCACCAACGACAAAGCAAAAATGGGTGAATTTGTGAACAAACCATTCCTGAAAATCTGCGTCTGGATTATCTCTATCGTAATTATTATTCTGAATCTGTATCTTTTGTATCAAACCTTTTTTGGAGAATAATTATAACAGTAAATTATGAATTTTACGAAAAGGCAAGAAAAATTAGCCCTAAAATTGATTTACAATTCATCACTAAAGCACTCATTTTTTTAGGAGCTATTCCCGCTTTCCGTTGCAATCTTTTTTTTTCAAAAAAGGATTTTCACTACAATCGGGGCTAGTAAATTGTGGGCATAAAAATAGATTACAGTTAATAAATTCAAAATATTTTTTTGAAATTTATACGATTTACACCCCTTCCAAAAGAGAAAAACTACTCTATTTTGACAAATAATCAAAGATTGAATAAATAATAACCCACAAAAACTGCCTAAATGTCATTCTTTTTTCTTTGGCAGAATGTTTGTGAATCAACTCTGTAAAAAGTTATTGAAATATGGAAAATCAGGATATCAACGAAGAAAACATCAATAATCAGGAAGAAAATATCACGCAGACTGAAGAAACAGTTGAAGAAAATGTGACAGAAATACCTACCGCAGAAGAACTTTTGGCAGTAGAAAAAGACCGTTACATCAGACTGTACGCTGAGTTTGAAAACTATAAAAAAAGAACATCTAAAGAAAAAATGGAATTTTTCACCTATGCAAACCAGGAAATGATGGTTTCTATGTTGGGTGTTTTAGATGATTTTGAAAGAGCATTAAAAGAAATTGCTAAAAACGGTAACGAAGCCGACCTTCAAGGTGTTGAATTAATTTACAACAAGTTTAAAAATAAACTAACAGAAAAAGGATTAAAAGTAATGGAAGTAAGAGCGGGAGACAACTTTAATGTTGATTTTCACGAAGCTATTACACAGATTCCAGCACCTTCAGAAGAATTAAAAGGTAAA
The sequence above is a segment of the Chryseobacterium turcicum genome. Coding sequences within it:
- a CDS encoding nucleotide exchange factor GrpE, which codes for MENQDINEENINNQEENITQTEETVEENVTEIPTAEELLAVEKDRYIRLYAEFENYKKRTSKEKMEFFTYANQEMMVSMLGVLDDFERALKEIAKNGNEADLQGVELIYNKFKNKLTEKGLKVMEVRAGDNFNVDFHEAITQIPAPSEELKGKIVDVIETGYTLGDKVIRFAKVVTGY